The genomic interval TCGAAAGGCATTTCAAACACACATTATTTACGCAATAGTCTTTTCAGTCTCACAATCAAAGAAATGAACTTTTGTCATATTAAACACAACTTCGATCTTCTGATTCACTTCAACCTGCTCATGAGCATCCATACGTGCAATGAAAGAATGTGCGTTTGTGTTGAGATAAAGATATGTTTCAGCGCCCATCGGTTCAATTACCTCCACCATAGCGGTAAGCATGTGGTCGGGAGATGCATCCGCAACAAACAACCTGTCATAAATGTCCTCAGGCCGAATACCTAATACTACCCTCTTTCCTTCATAGGGGGCAAGAGCCCCAACCATTTCGTTACCAACTTTTATCTCAAAAAACTCTTCTTTAAAGAACAGTTTTCCGCTTTCTTTTTTAACAATTCTCCCCTCCATAAAATTCATTGGAGGCGTCCCGATAAAACCAGCAACAAATTTATTCACCGGTTTTTCATATAGCGCTATAGGATCACTTATCTGCTGCATCAAACCGTCTTTCATAACAACAATCCTGTCGCCCATAGTCATCGCTTCAATCTGATCATGAGTTACATATATCATCGTCGATTGCAGCTTTATATGCAGTTTTGTTATTTCAGTTCTCATCTGCACACGAAGCTTCGCATCAAGGTTAGATAACGGTTCATCAAAGAGAAACGCTTTCGGCCTTCTTACTATTGTGCGACCTACGGCAACACGCTGTCTTTGCCCGCCTGAAAGCGCTTTCGGCCGCCTATCAAGAAGCGAAGTAATACCTAATATTTCTGCCGCCTCGCGTACACGTGCATCTATTTCAGATTTTGGATATTTGCGTAGCTGAAGACCAAACGCCATATTTCTGTATACGGTCATATGAGGATAAAGCGCATAATTCTGGAACACCATTGCGATATCCCGATCTTTTGGAGCAACATTATTTATCAGTTTGTCATCGATATGGATAGTGCCTTGGGTAATTTCTTCTAACCCGGCAACCATCCTGAGAGTAGTAGACTTACCACATCCGGAAGGACCCACAAGAACAACAAATTCTTTGTCCTGTATTTCAAGATTAACGTTATTTACAGCACATACATTACCCGGATATATTTTATAGACATCTTTGAGGACTACATGTGCCATCTAAATACCTTTCATTACGGAAGTTGGTCACACACGCATGAGCGCATTATAAAGCATTAAGTATATGGTCAGGGTAAGCTCTTGTCAACGTTTTTGTTATGAAAGAAAAGGTAAATCTGGAGAGGAAACTAAGCACCACATTAAGTAGCTCGCGCTTGTAAAAATTCGATCTTTTTTTGCTCCATAATACGAGATACTTCATTGATCTTGCCCTGATCAACCAGTCCCTGTTTTTTCCTCATATATATTACTGAAACAGAATATCCATGCTTGTGGA from Candidatus Ancaeobacter aquaticus carries:
- the ugpC gene encoding sn-glycerol-3-phosphate ABC transporter ATP-binding protein UgpC, with protein sequence MAHVVLKDVYKIYPGNVCAVNNVNLEIQDKEFVVLVGPSGCGKSTTLRMVAGLEEITQGTIHIDDKLINNVAPKDRDIAMVFQNYALYPHMTVYRNMAFGLQLRKYPKSEIDARVREAAEILGITSLLDRRPKALSGGQRQRVAVGRTIVRRPKAFLFDEPLSNLDAKLRVQMRTEITKLHIKLQSTMIYVTHDQIEAMTMGDRIVVMKDGLMQQISDPIALYEKPVNKFVAGFIGTPPMNFMEGRIVKKESGKLFFKEEFFEIKVGNEMVGALAPYEGKRVVLGIRPEDIYDRLFVADASPDHMLTAMVEVIEPMGAETYLYLNTNAHSFIARMDAHEQVEVNQKIEVVFNMTKVHFFDCETEKTIA